The following are encoded in a window of Hyalangium minutum genomic DNA:
- a CDS encoding energy transducer TonB yields the protein MFQSVIDQQRWNSRRLGTGAGVSLLVHAGILGAVLVLSAGVAEQVEKEPVVVVFKRPPPRGTPIPPAHKAVEPSKPKTPKPAKRPEMRAPIAVPTQPPPETAPVPDPQVEPEKDLPYDPDGRPDGIAGVAPCMTCVIDPDATHTDVAEPTGEEVMPFVSGNMTPPSLLSGASLQYTREALEARVEGLLIARCTITREGRVENCKVIKGLPHMSDTVVSALETRRYTPVQYQGRPISVTYNFHVKLDLPR from the coding sequence ATGTTCCAGTCGGTCATCGATCAGCAAAGGTGGAACTCTCGTCGTCTCGGCACCGGAGCGGGGGTGTCCCTGCTGGTGCATGCAGGCATCCTCGGCGCCGTGTTGGTGCTGTCAGCCGGGGTGGCAGAGCAGGTGGAGAAGGAGCCCGTCGTGGTCGTCTTCAAGCGGCCCCCGCCTCGCGGCACACCCATCCCCCCGGCCCACAAGGCCGTGGAGCCGTCCAAGCCCAAGACTCCCAAGCCGGCCAAGCGTCCCGAGATGAGGGCGCCCATCGCCGTCCCCACCCAGCCGCCTCCGGAGACCGCGCCGGTGCCGGACCCGCAGGTCGAGCCTGAGAAGGACCTGCCGTATGATCCCGACGGCCGCCCGGATGGAATCGCGGGCGTGGCTCCCTGCATGACGTGCGTGATCGACCCGGATGCCACCCACACGGACGTGGCAGAGCCCACGGGTGAGGAGGTGATGCCCTTCGTCAGCGGCAACATGACGCCGCCGAGCCTGCTGTCCGGTGCCTCGCTCCAGTACACGCGCGAGGCGCTCGAGGCCCGCGTCGAGGGCCTGCTCATCGCCCGGTGCACCATCACCCGCGAGGGCAGGGTCGAGAACTGCAAGGTCATCAAGGGCCTGCCCCACATGAGCGACACCGTGGTCTCCGCGCTGGAGACGCGCCGCTACACCCCGGTGCAGTACCAGGGCCGGCCCATCAGCGTGACCTACAACTTCCACGTGAAGCTGGACCTGCCCCGCTGA
- a CDS encoding aldo/keto reductase, producing MADERPLPHFSPRRELGRTGFHVTAIGIGDLADRSVPLGQCVATLQRAMDAGLNLVDTAPGYEDGYSEQIVGEALRGRREGIFVIDKIDLLDQPVTRQVEESLGRLKLDAVDLFAFHNVSELKVWERLAAPGGGMEELGRCVRAGKARFRGISSHHPDVLKAALETGLCDVVMFPIGPFCHPRYVEEILPRARSKGVGTVCFKTFGAGKLLGDTEGYGRPLQARPRGKVSSGGQEAPAPSLPHLSVEECVRYTLTVDPDVSLLGMSFTNEQDAALAAAAAFQPLSAGQLSEVRRKAALAIEDKGAVWWDPK from the coding sequence ATGGCGGATGAACGCCCCTTACCGCACTTCTCCCCGCGCCGGGAACTGGGCCGCACGGGATTCCATGTGACGGCAATTGGAATCGGGGATCTGGCCGATCGGTCAGTGCCCTTGGGGCAGTGCGTGGCCACGCTGCAGCGCGCCATGGACGCGGGGCTGAACCTGGTGGACACCGCGCCAGGCTACGAGGACGGCTACAGCGAGCAGATCGTCGGTGAGGCCCTGCGCGGCCGGCGCGAGGGCATCTTCGTCATCGACAAGATCGATCTGCTGGATCAGCCGGTGACGCGACAAGTCGAGGAGAGCCTGGGCCGGCTGAAGCTGGATGCGGTGGATCTCTTCGCCTTCCACAACGTGTCGGAGCTGAAGGTGTGGGAGCGGCTCGCGGCGCCGGGCGGTGGGATGGAGGAACTCGGGCGCTGCGTGCGAGCAGGCAAGGCCCGCTTCCGGGGCATCTCCAGCCATCACCCGGACGTGCTGAAGGCGGCGTTGGAGACGGGACTGTGCGACGTGGTGATGTTCCCGATCGGCCCCTTCTGCCACCCGCGCTACGTGGAGGAGATCCTGCCCCGGGCGCGCTCGAAGGGAGTGGGGACGGTGTGTTTCAAGACCTTCGGGGCGGGCAAGCTGCTGGGGGACACTGAAGGCTATGGGCGCCCGCTCCAGGCTCGACCCCGGGGGAAGGTGAGCTCGGGCGGGCAGGAGGCGCCCGCTCCCTCGCTGCCACACCTGTCCGTGGAGGAGTGCGTCCGCTACACGCTCACCGTGGATCCAGACGTGTCGCTGCTGGGCATGAGTTTCACCAACGAGCAGGACGCCGCGCTGGCCGCCGCGGCTGCCTTCCAGCCCTTGTCCGCCGGGCAGCTCTCCGAGGTGCGCCGCAAGGCCGCGCTCGCCATCGAGGACAAGGGCGCGGTGTGGTGGGACCCGAAGTAG
- a CDS encoding response regulator transcription factor, with protein MTTQSPPAPHRPSILIVEDDPNLRVGLRDNLQDEGFDVAAASNAREAESLLRGCDFDLLILDVMLPGEDGYSLCKRLRAAGLQSMVMMLTARTLEDDIVRGFEAGAQDYLTKPYRLRELLARVRALVRRAGTPPAQIMGFAGFTLDLGKRALSRADGGTIELTRTEFDLLVYLVRHKDRALTRQEILDTVWGQDVVVDPRTVDNFVSNLKKKLGWTSTSGFTIHTIRGVGYRMEIDAMTKS; from the coding sequence ATGACGACCCAGTCCCCTCCTGCTCCTCACCGCCCCTCCATCCTCATCGTCGAGGACGACCCGAACCTCCGCGTGGGCCTACGGGACAACCTGCAGGACGAAGGCTTCGACGTGGCCGCCGCCTCGAACGCCCGCGAGGCCGAGTCCCTCCTGCGTGGCTGCGACTTTGACCTGCTCATCCTCGACGTGATGCTGCCGGGGGAGGACGGCTATTCCCTGTGCAAGCGGCTGCGCGCCGCAGGACTCCAGAGCATGGTGATGATGCTCACCGCGCGCACGCTGGAGGACGACATCGTCCGCGGCTTCGAGGCCGGGGCGCAGGACTACCTGACCAAGCCCTACCGGCTGCGGGAGCTGCTGGCGCGGGTGCGGGCGCTGGTGCGCAGGGCCGGCACGCCTCCAGCCCAGATCATGGGCTTCGCGGGCTTCACCCTGGACCTGGGCAAGCGCGCGCTCAGCCGAGCCGACGGCGGCACCATTGAGCTGACTCGCACGGAGTTCGACCTGCTCGTCTACCTGGTCCGCCACAAGGACCGGGCGCTGACGCGGCAGGAGATCCTCGACACCGTGTGGGGCCAGGACGTGGTGGTGGACCCGCGCACGGTGGACAACTTCGTCTCCAACCTGAAGAAGAAGCTCGGCTGGACGAGCACCTCGGGCTTCACCATCCACACCATCCGCGGGGTGGGCTACCGGATGGAGATCGACGCCATGACGAAATCATGA
- a CDS encoding sensor histidine kinase gives MLRRLLPTLLALGCGFLALTWGLVSLQRLFAQETEDARQQLRSRREEVERIATEALRLKLRQQLEWSLPAINLAVEDPLVQADGLYLLFREYQFLPRLPRPRPGTQTPAKKLHEELRQALEAPPAPGPWQERLGLLRAVEAVLPKDVLDTPEAAERRLEALLRYRAEHPLPPAQEIPYTLLVVERLARGDASPWPVRGLIHGGLAEEFGGMAQGLGLQRELLRDCQRFTQADFDYLTERILAVSAELSEPSEAFRSRVQELGTGAIVLPSQMPEPTLIGARWYLEQQGEVVRGIAVEPAELLKGITLEMRKRKLLGAEDSVRMGRVDALQPVSSLKLDAVIPRGAAEEAQISKRYGLKTLLVLICGALAVAIVALAGLAQHRKYRFLELKSDFVATVSHELRTPLASIRLLAETLEMRAGGSPEVRDYPTRIIQAADGLHFLVENILSFNRIDKGRWVAQFTRVRLEELMGALRTDLASATRVPVELTEDVGDVELWADPGLLRLLLSNLGRNACNYNQSNPVKLSVRVHATPGHGCTVLFGDNGIGIPESEWENVFQDFYRVTQPGPEVHGSGLGLALCRRIMHLHGGNLRVATSGPQGTTFALTFPEPPPP, from the coding sequence ATGCTGCGCCGGCTCCTGCCCACACTGCTGGCACTTGGATGCGGCTTCCTGGCGCTGACCTGGGGACTGGTGAGCCTGCAGCGCCTCTTCGCTCAGGAGACCGAGGACGCCCGCCAGCAGCTGCGCTCCCGCCGCGAGGAGGTCGAGCGCATCGCCACCGAGGCGCTCCGGCTCAAGCTCCGGCAGCAGCTGGAGTGGAGCCTGCCCGCCATCAACCTCGCCGTGGAGGATCCGCTCGTCCAAGCCGATGGGCTCTACCTGCTCTTCCGCGAGTACCAGTTCCTCCCCCGCCTCCCCCGCCCCCGGCCCGGCACGCAAACCCCGGCCAAGAAGCTCCATGAGGAACTGCGCCAGGCGCTCGAGGCCCCCCCGGCCCCGGGCCCCTGGCAGGAGCGGCTCGGGCTGCTGCGCGCGGTGGAGGCCGTGCTCCCGAAGGACGTGCTGGACACGCCGGAGGCAGCCGAGCGGCGCCTGGAGGCGCTGCTTCGCTACCGCGCCGAGCACCCGCTGCCCCCTGCCCAGGAGATCCCCTACACGCTGCTGGTGGTGGAGCGGCTCGCGCGCGGCGATGCCAGCCCCTGGCCCGTCCGGGGGCTCATCCACGGCGGGCTGGCCGAGGAGTTCGGCGGCATGGCCCAGGGCCTGGGCCTCCAGCGCGAGTTGCTGCGCGACTGCCAGCGCTTCACCCAGGCCGACTTCGACTACCTCACCGAGCGCATCCTCGCGGTGAGCGCCGAGCTCTCCGAGCCCTCGGAAGCCTTCCGGTCGCGCGTCCAGGAGCTGGGCACCGGCGCCATCGTGCTGCCTTCTCAGATGCCCGAGCCCACCCTCATCGGCGCGCGCTGGTACCTGGAGCAGCAGGGCGAGGTGGTGCGCGGCATCGCCGTGGAGCCCGCGGAGCTACTGAAGGGCATCACCCTCGAGATGCGCAAGCGCAAGCTCCTGGGTGCCGAGGACTCCGTGCGCATGGGCCGCGTGGACGCGCTGCAGCCGGTGTCCTCGCTGAAGCTCGACGCAGTCATCCCCCGCGGAGCCGCTGAGGAGGCACAGATCTCCAAGCGCTACGGGTTGAAGACGCTGCTGGTGCTCATCTGCGGCGCGCTCGCGGTGGCCATCGTGGCGCTGGCAGGGCTGGCCCAGCACCGCAAGTACCGCTTCCTGGAGCTCAAGAGCGACTTCGTGGCCACCGTCTCGCACGAGCTGCGCACGCCCCTGGCCTCCATCCGGCTGCTGGCGGAGACCCTGGAGATGCGCGCGGGAGGCTCGCCCGAGGTCCGCGACTACCCCACCCGCATCATCCAGGCCGCGGACGGGCTGCACTTCCTGGTGGAGAACATCCTGTCCTTCAACCGCATCGACAAGGGGCGCTGGGTGGCGCAGTTCACCCGCGTGCGGCTAGAGGAGCTGATGGGCGCCCTGCGGACGGATCTCGCCAGCGCCACCCGCGTGCCGGTGGAGCTCACCGAGGACGTGGGGGATGTGGAGCTGTGGGCCGATCCCGGCCTGCTGCGCCTGCTGCTGTCCAACCTGGGCCGCAACGCGTGCAACTACAACCAGAGCAACCCGGTGAAGCTCTCCGTGCGCGTCCACGCCACGCCGGGCCACGGGTGCACGGTGCTCTTCGGTGACAACGGCATCGGCATCCCCGAGAGCGAGTGGGAGAACGTCTTCCAGGACTTCTACCGGGTGACACAACCGGGCCCCGAGGTGCACGGCAGTGGGCTCGGGCTCGCGCTCTGCCGCAGGATCATGCATCTCCACGGTGGCAATCTGCGTGTCGCCACCTCTGGCCCTCAGGGCACCACGTTCGCGCTGACCTTCCCCGAGCCGCCTCCACCATGA
- a CDS encoding OsmC family protein translates to MPPRTKSWTYETNLNWTQELEGSLGSSGLPALGFGAPPEFAGKPGQWGPETLLLGAAEACTLLTFLSLCRRKNVQHLSYRSTATGTLALDSEGLIRFTEIVVRPVVQVKSQADADTARALFLDVPKRCFVGCSLKAEPRIEPTIEVVSTP, encoded by the coding sequence ATGCCACCGCGCACCAAGAGCTGGACCTACGAGACGAACCTGAACTGGACCCAGGAGCTGGAAGGCTCGCTCGGGTCGAGCGGCCTCCCGGCGCTGGGCTTCGGCGCCCCCCCGGAGTTCGCCGGCAAGCCCGGCCAGTGGGGCCCCGAGACGCTCCTGCTGGGCGCCGCCGAGGCCTGCACGCTGCTCACCTTCCTCTCCCTGTGCCGCCGCAAGAACGTGCAGCACCTCTCCTATCGCAGCACCGCCACAGGCACCCTGGCCCTGGACTCGGAGGGGCTCATCCGCTTCACCGAGATCGTCGTCCGCCCCGTGGTCCAGGTGAAGAGCCAGGCCGACGCCGACACCGCCCGCGCCCTCTTCCTGGACGTGCCCAAGCGCTGCTTCGTTGGCTGCTCCCTCAAGGCCGAGCCGCGCATTGAGCCCACCATCGAGGTCGTCAGCACGCCCTGA
- a CDS encoding sensor histidine kinase has product MPPSSSPIRFLTYPLLGVVKEHVRAEFFGRALSQRLGRPVIVEQARTYEAVEQALLEGQADMALATAEQCDLFEPRSRAVLRAVRAGRWYYHSAFICRADEPLTLEKLRGRRAAWVDPLSTAGYLLPKRHLESLGMNPSELFAEQRFYGTYRQALLAVLSGQADVTTFFTTHMEEYMVRALLAERVGPDERRLRPFAFSGPTLADGIIITERLTEAEAHRVVAAITTMSHDEGGLEPVLAPFDIQGFALVQGNTVKAPTPRAVPNSEYMTLDLDAKERCRRVWSSTGKAFGRDLREGEGLSLHELLPTEAAIPLESLVRSTRLNHTSGRMHFRMETGSETRLYTAEATLRSPHAGEEVPDLGLLVRDITDLDTLEQELYRLASFPLLHPDPMLEMGRDGRVRYANPPAHTCFPDLLELGANHPLVAAALAHARRSRPGETPTLVQLQGRYWEVVAMQLQDHESLRVFAKDVTARKQLETSLMHADRQASLVHLAAGVGHQMNNPLAFLMANLSFAREEIGRLRESLRTGREEVDPDEISEVLDALSESVEGAERLKGIVQDLRLLTREPPRHRTRVDLHSVLEDTLKLVRGQLRHRARLEKDFQPVPSVEGDEARLGQVFLNLMLNAVQAMSEQDLARNVLRVATRASVTGEVIIEVQDTGAGMPPEVLERLFEPFFTTRPNSTGMGLSVSHAIVTSLGGALRAESKQGAGTVFTVTLPAAGTPAAGPPYPEHELAS; this is encoded by the coding sequence TTGCCGCCGTCGAGTTCTCCCATCCGTTTCCTCACCTATCCCTTGTTGGGCGTGGTGAAAGAGCACGTTCGAGCCGAGTTCTTCGGCCGAGCGCTCTCGCAGCGGCTCGGCCGTCCGGTGATCGTCGAGCAGGCCCGAACGTACGAGGCCGTGGAGCAGGCGCTGCTCGAGGGCCAGGCGGACATGGCCCTGGCCACGGCCGAGCAGTGCGATCTCTTCGAGCCCCGCTCCCGGGCCGTGCTGCGCGCGGTGCGAGCGGGACGCTGGTACTACCACTCTGCCTTCATCTGCCGGGCCGACGAGCCCCTCACCCTGGAGAAGCTGCGAGGCCGGCGCGCGGCGTGGGTGGATCCGCTCTCCACTGCGGGCTACCTGCTGCCCAAGCGCCACCTGGAGTCGCTGGGCATGAATCCCTCGGAGCTGTTCGCCGAGCAGCGCTTCTATGGCACCTACCGGCAGGCCCTGCTGGCGGTGCTGTCGGGCCAGGCGGACGTCACCACGTTCTTCACCACGCACATGGAGGAGTACATGGTCCGCGCGCTGCTGGCCGAGCGCGTAGGCCCCGACGAGCGCCGGCTGCGGCCCTTCGCCTTCAGCGGCCCTACCCTCGCCGACGGCATCATCATCACCGAACGGCTGACAGAGGCCGAGGCCCACCGGGTGGTGGCCGCCATCACCACCATGAGCCACGACGAGGGGGGCCTGGAGCCGGTGCTCGCCCCCTTCGACATTCAGGGCTTTGCGCTCGTCCAGGGCAACACCGTCAAGGCCCCCACCCCTCGGGCCGTGCCGAACTCGGAGTACATGACGCTGGATCTGGATGCGAAGGAGCGTTGCCGGCGCGTCTGGTCCTCCACGGGCAAGGCGTTCGGCCGGGATCTGCGCGAGGGCGAGGGCCTGTCCCTGCACGAGCTGCTGCCTACCGAGGCCGCCATTCCGCTCGAGTCGCTGGTGCGCTCCACCCGCCTGAACCACACCAGCGGCCGGATGCACTTCCGCATGGAGACGGGGAGCGAGACGCGCCTGTACACCGCCGAGGCCACGCTGCGCTCACCCCACGCTGGCGAGGAGGTGCCCGATCTGGGGCTGCTGGTGCGCGACATCACCGACCTGGACACACTGGAGCAGGAGCTCTACCGGCTGGCCTCGTTCCCCCTGCTCCACCCGGACCCCATGCTCGAGATGGGGCGCGACGGCCGGGTGCGCTACGCCAACCCACCCGCGCACACCTGCTTCCCGGACCTCCTGGAGCTGGGCGCCAATCACCCCCTGGTGGCCGCCGCCTTGGCGCACGCCCGCCGCAGCCGTCCGGGGGAGACACCCACGCTGGTGCAGCTGCAGGGCCGGTACTGGGAGGTGGTGGCCATGCAGCTGCAGGACCACGAGAGCCTCCGCGTCTTCGCCAAGGATGTGACGGCGCGCAAGCAGCTGGAGACCAGCCTGATGCACGCCGATCGCCAGGCCTCCCTGGTCCACCTGGCGGCGGGCGTGGGCCACCAGATGAACAACCCGCTGGCCTTCCTGATGGCCAACCTCTCATTTGCCCGCGAGGAGATCGGCCGGCTGCGAGAGTCGCTCCGGACCGGGCGCGAGGAGGTAGACCCGGACGAGATCAGCGAGGTGCTCGACGCGCTGTCCGAGTCCGTGGAGGGTGCCGAGCGGCTCAAGGGCATCGTCCAGGATCTGCGCCTGCTCACGCGCGAGCCGCCCCGGCACCGCACGCGGGTGGATCTGCACTCCGTGCTGGAGGACACCTTGAAGCTGGTGCGCGGCCAGCTGCGCCACCGGGCCCGGCTGGAGAAGGACTTCCAGCCCGTGCCCTCGGTGGAGGGAGACGAGGCCCGGCTGGGGCAGGTGTTCCTCAACCTGATGCTCAACGCCGTGCAGGCCATGTCCGAGCAGGACTTGGCGCGCAACGTGCTGCGCGTGGCCACCCGCGCAAGCGTGACGGGCGAGGTCATCATCGAGGTGCAGGACACCGGCGCGGGCATGCCTCCCGAGGTGCTGGAGCGCCTCTTCGAGCCCTTCTTCACCACCCGCCCCAACAGCACGGGCATGGGCTTGTCGGTGAGCCACGCCATCGTCACCAGCCTGGGGGGGGCCCTGCGCGCCGAGAGCAAACAAGGAGCGGGCACTGTCTTCACCGTCACCCTCCCCGCCGCGGGCACTCCGGCCGCTGGCCCGCCCTATCCCGAGCACGAGCTGGCGAGCTGA